The Aspergillus nidulans FGSC A4 chromosome VIII genome contains the following window.
TTATTAGGCCTATCTCTGAGCACTCTTACCCCTAAGAACCATCCTACTTCTCCTATATGCCGAAGCTTGTATTGCTTTGCCAGTTTATCTTTGAAGCACTTAGCTgcctctctggctgctggtgttggtaggttgataataataatatcatcAATATATACCAGAATAATCATGTACTTATTTAAAAAGAGGTATTCTTCTTCTAGAACTGGTAGAAGTCCAAACTTTATAAGTATTATTTTCAGGTCGCGCTGCCAAAGCTGTCCAGACTTCCTGAGCCTATATAGTACTTTTCTAACCTTCTATATCTTTCTAGATACTTTGAAGCTATCTAGCATTTGTATATAGATAGGCGTATCAAGTAAGGAATTAAGGTATGTATTGATAGCATCTTTCTGGTCTGTATCCAGGTCAAAGGCTGCTATTAAAGCTATGACTGCTCTAAATACTCTTGCTGAAGTAGTTGCAGTATAGTTATTAACAGTATAATCCTTTTCAAGATCTCCCCTTATACAGATATgtgcctttgcctttgtaaAGTAACTATCCTTGTCAAACTTGTATATAAATACCTATTTGAGCGGCAGGATCTGCTTCCCTGCTGTCTCCTCTTGTTTAACAGGCATAAATACTTCTTTTGTCTCTAATCCTCCAATTTCTAGGCACGCTGCTGCTATAAAttcattcttcagcagatgctgTAGTAAATTAAACCAGTTCTTTAGTAGTtcaggaagcttgctgcaaTGCTATTATTTcttgctctcttctgcagtatTTAGTACTATAGCAAATGCATATTCAACCCTTTCTGGCTCTTTGATAAATAGTGCTTCAATGGCTGTATAGGCCTGGTaatctgcttgatctttTCAAGGACAAGTCTGCTGTCTTCCTTCTATTATATTGGCTGTATCGAGCCTGTCCAGACACCATCTTCCTGATCTCCTACCCCCTGATCTTGATAAGGCTTGCAAATTAAGATTATCTGTACCCTCTAAGGTATTAGGGAGATTTACAGTCTCTCTGCTTGCCTGATTCTGATCTTCTTGGAGCAATTCAAGGAGATAATTAGCTTGGTAagtcctctctttcttgttctgcagattctgactgttcttctgcttctgtaAAGGCTCCTGGCATCTAATTCAAGCCAGAATTGCCTGAGTTCAGTATTCTATCAGGTATAGGTAATAGCAGAGGTGAAGACAGTGTAGTTTTTCTGGCAGAATACCTATATTTCTCTGTATCTTCCTTTTGTGGTTCCTTAATACCAGCTTCTCctatctcagtcaattttTCGTCATTTCCAATGCTCTGCTTATTGGGAGATTCCGCTTGCATTGTACTAGGTATTATGTATATGGAGAGCTCAATATCTGTATTAATTGCTTCCCTATTAGCCCTGCCAGGTAATATCTGTATCTCTACTGGTAGTATAGGTAAGCTAACACTTAACTCATCCTCTATAAAAGGATCTGATGGATTGTATAGCCTTGTTTTATCAAACTTGACATCTCTTGCTGTCTCAACTCGCTGCTTCTTTAGGTTCCATATAAACCATATATTAGAGGCTACATAGCCTACTAGAACACCTTGGTAAGCTCTTGGAGCTATTTTTACACCTTTTTCTTGCTgctaatatatataagatatGCAACTAATCAGGTAGAAATTAGCTAGATTTGGCTTCTTTCCTGTAAGCATCTCCTATGGTGTTTTCTATCCTATCACTCTTGTAGGTGTTCTGTTAATAATATTTGCAACTAAAGTAATAATCCAGGGCCAAAGGTCTTGCAGTAAGCAGGCGCCTATTAGAACCTGCCTTGCCTTTGTAATAAGAAGATATCCTGattattctgcagctctATTCTGATTTAGTATTGCAACTACTGAGTACTGGTAAGCAatgccttctgctgctttaAATATTGTAATCTGACACCCTAGTATTTTCTCATTGTTACTTTTCAGATATTTGATGGTGAGGCCAAAAagattcttcatctggttTATAAATTTCTGTACAGCGTTGACATATTTGCTCTTCTATTAGTAGGTAAAGATGAAATGTATTCTTGTGGCTTTATTATAGAAATAGGTGATCTATTTATCCCTGTTCAGACCAGGTTGTATTTTGATAAGGTTGAAGTATACTTGCTCTAGCAGAGCAGTAGTAGTTATTATTAGTCTCTGAGAGATTTGCTGAGGTGTATTTGCCAACTTGCAATCTTCACATGGTTGCTTAGAATCATGGTTTACATCCAGATTATTAATCTTGATGCCTGTAACTGCTTCAGGAAGATGCTGCAGAGTATTAATATAAGTATAAGCTATTCTTTGATGCCAAATATCTATATTTCCTTTTAGAAGTAGTGGTTTTGCTGATTGTCaattgtccatagttgcaAAAGTATATGCATTGTTGCTTTGTTGCTCCACAACCCAGAGACCTGATAGGTAATCTCCAATCTTGAAGACaatattattttctttcttaataATATTATTGTCAAAATCCTAGCTATATCTGGCTTGTTTAAGTCTTCTAGCTCCAATAATGCTGGTATAAAGACCTAGCACATAGGCTATATTAGTCAAggtaataataatatttccTGATTCTCTACTATAATTTAGACAGATCTTGACACTCCTAGTGCCTTGTATCCTTATTATTGTATTACTAGTATAAAGAATTCTGGTTGCTGATGGATCATAGTTTTCAAACCTTGAGATATTATTGCAAACATGTATTAAAGCTCTAGAGTCTAGGATAAAGCAATTCTTTAATAAGCTGCTAATTTCTGCACTAAAAACAAgtattataatataatacttctctggtttgttgctttctttctgcttATTGCCCTTATTTTgttgcttattattttctaTTAAGGTTTTGATCTTTCTTCTAACCTTATTATCTTTTGTAATGGCTCTGCTAATCTTGCTTTCAATCTCTTTGTTAGGTTTCTATTATTTTAGTCATTTCAAGTGTATTATATACCAGCAACTGCTGTATATATAGTTCTTTCTACATATATATAAGCTCCAGTATCTGTTGTTATTGGGTTTGCTTTGGCTATGAAGCATTGTAAATGCTATTCTGGAAGTTgttgtcttgaagccttcaGTATTGGCCAGGTAAGTCTGATATTGTCCTAGGAGTATATagaagttcttcttcttatatATTAGGTTGTTCATCATCTCCGCCTGTCTATCTGCaaaggaataggaaactGGTAATATAGCTGCCAGAAACTGTTGTTTTACATGCTTGTTATTACTTTCTAGGAGATTGTGGCGTTTGATTGCTAAATAAGTATTATTAAACTTATTAAGCCATGCAGAAATCTTTCCTTGTCAAATTGATCAAGATCTGACATTGTTAtagttcttcaaagcttcgAAATCTGCCTCTTAATCACTTGGGGTGTATTGCTGTTTCAGTATTTGCAATATTTTGTATATTTCTTTATCTGCTATAAGCTCTCTTATCTGTAGAGCTACTAAGCTGTAAATAGCTTTATTTATTGATTAGATTATATTTCGCGTATCCTTCCATTCCTGCAACATTATTTgataatattaatatatattttccaaGGCCTTATTTGCTGATAGAATTGTTGGTTTGGTTGGCAGCTTAGGCCTTGTTTTgtcatcagcatcaggaTCAAAATATTCCTAtacttcttgcttgtttGCATGGTCTTTAATGACTTGAAACTATGCGCGCCAGTCATCCCGCAAGCtcaggatggcttggatctTCGTGGCGCTGTCTTTATCATATGCAATCGCCATTTTTGttgtcaagatattctgATCTCAGCAGAACTCGTTGTATATTTGAAGGAGTAGGCTCTGGGTTGCCAGTGTCCTTTGGGTAATgttcaaccacctcctagCTTGTCTATATAGCTCGGTACGGggctgcagatatcttcgatatgacaaaaaaaaaaagaggtaATAATTCTGTATCCCAGTCCCTAGAGCAATGCCGGGCTCATAACTGTAGATtattggggtggttatgtaatcaatatccatagttaacgatttcattgaaggtcttaatctcctaactatgatctgtataggcaatttataccttttccaaggcttcaaaaagaaaggttcttgcttatgcaggagatatccttgccatacaaACAGTATAGGGCATtaaacagatatccctgccatacAAACGGTgtaaagcatcaaacagacaggcaaatGAATGAGGTGCTGAACATTtattagtaaggaggaatcTCCTCCGGTTGACACAATCATTTCGTTGCAGCCAGTGGTCACATGACCGAGATTGAGTAATTACCTCGATAATCAACATATTGAACCGCAACCAGCAACTTTGAAGGCACTTCATCTGACCCGGTTCTCTTTCGTATTGCAGGTAAATGCATATATTCTAACAGCAACCCTTTCCTAGGAGCATTTCCAGCAGGAGTTTGCAACAAGCCCCCGCCGGTGCACCGCCAACCTGGCAAACCAGAAGGAATTGCATTCCTCCCATGAATCCCCGGGTATAAAGAAAGGAGCAAGATCGTTGACACCTGTAATCTGATATGGTATTAGAAATTAAGGGTGGAGCATGAGATAGACTTGAAAGTATTTACGTAGGATAGATCAAGCTGTTCCTAAAGCAGGGATGCTAGTGAATAAGACGCAAGGATTATATATATCAGACAAAGACCATATATGACTTAAGGACTACCAGCACTTCAGTCCCTCGCAGAGGCATTCTTACTACCTTATATTCATGCGAAGGTGACATATACCTCATCAGAAATACGCCTCTTATCGTCTCGAACAACCTGCTTGCCTCGACAGTCAGGTTGGTATGGGAAAAGTTACTTTGATTTTACTAGGCCATACATATTTGTCAGCAAGTGTAGGTACTCAACAATTGCCCTGGTGGTCTAGTGGTATGATTCTCGCTTAGGGCTAACCCTAGCATCATAATTGCGAGAGGTCCCGCGTTCGATCCGCGGCTAGGGCCGTATACTTTTTGCCATAATTTTTTGCCGCCTTACAAGTGGCTCTATAGCCTTTGCCACTGCATTTAGTATGGCGGTTGCTCTAGCACAGTCAAGGTGGCTACCCTAGTAGTACATACGATAACACGCGACCATAATCCCTACTCTGCGTCCTAATATCCCCAGCCTATATCGTTTAGTTTGACTGCTGGTATATGCAGAACTAACACTAGGTTCTACAAATCCAACTAGTTCAGCTGTATCCTAGCCCCTGGGGTAAGTTGCCAGTGTCTACCTTGTTTTGAACCTTCCAGGATTCATATATATACCGCTATTGCTTAATGCATAAGTGTGGTATATCAGGTGATAAGGTCTCTATCTTGTTGTTGGATGGGAGATAAATAATCATCAATCAGCCCTTCAGCATGCCGTCTGGAGGTATATATGTTCGAGAATTTCTCCGGCTGAAGTCAAACACGACCGCTCAATTGAATGCTAGGAAAATAGATAAAGAGAGTAGAAGAGTAAGCAGGCAAGCTTAGCCCAGCGGATGGATAGTCCGGAAACACCGCTTCTAACGAAGCACAGTTTTATAGCCACTATATGGTCTCCGGAGTATCAAATGGATCACCACGATGCTGATTTCTGTAAAGAGCACACCTCTGTTGTCAACCACCTAAGAACCCCCCAAATGCCCTGGAAACACCCTATTCAAATATGCCCtcacttcctcctccccgGCCCGGCCGGAAGCAATCCTCGTATCCAGACGCGGGACGATCCAAAAATTCAAGTGAAGTCCTTCTGAGCCCAGCGGTCTCTCGACACGATGCACTGAGTGCTTAATGTTTCCAACAAGCTTTCTCAGGATATGACCCGCCAAGACAACGAATTCTCCTGGCTGGCTCCCGACGGGGTAGAACGCTGCCCTCTTTGCGACTGCCGTGCTGGACAGGTTTCCCATCAAGTCTCGCATATCAGCAGTTTGGAGCCCGGCAAGCGAGTCCTGGAAACAGAAGAGCATTGTGGTGGGGTCTATGTGCGGAGGAACCCGAAGAGTATTGTTATCCATGTCATCGGGGAAATGGTAATAGTACGGCGCGAAGAATGTGTTCTCTGGACCGTGAATAGACGTCAAAGAGGTCAAAAGGCCCAGAGATTGAGAAAGGCTGTCGAGAAGGCTATAGGCGATCCGGATGCATTCTTCATGCAGGGGCCTTGAGATATCCATCAGCTCTCTTCCGGGCAAGGACCAATCGTTAGTTGGCACCAGGTCATAGACGCCGTAGTTGAGCTCGATGGTTTCATCCAGATGCGGCTCTTCGCGGACCTTCTCGCTGCCGAATGGAACGAATCGAGCATTCGTTGTTAAGCCTGAGTATCTGTGATCGGCGATCTTTGTTTCGAGGTCTCGGTTGAAGAATGCTCGGCTCTGTGAAGTGGGTTAGCTAGCTATTCAACTAGGCGAGGGTatgaaaaaagaaaaaaaatataacagaataataaaataaTTGAAATAAGAATACCCGAGACCTGCCTTGTGGAAACAGTCATCCAGTTTATGCTGGGGAATCCCATGATCTCGAATCAGGCACACTCCAGAGTCGCTGAGAGCTTGCGCAAACTTCTCCGCTGCTGGATGCCGATATTTCGGGTCATCATGAACGAGATCGTCATAGCTGATGGAAGGAATATTAAAAGGCTCGGATACAGACCCCATATTTTGCGACCGTTGTGATCAGCGAGTTCAAGATCAAAAATGACACTTTATAGTCATGGGCTGGGGCTATTATAATTGTGCGGGTACTGCCGCGAGTCAAAACGTCATACAAAGGCCTGGCTGGAGCTGTACGCCGCAAACAGAACCCCCCAATAGAGTGATCCATGGCCGAAGACGCTTCTGATTTTGgtaaataaaaaaagaaggaagtcAGAGCCACTGACTGCACTTCAGCCAGTACGAGTATCAAGTCACTTGGAGAATGACAAAAAGAACATCTTGATAGGCAGGGATATCCATTCtatggctgcagctgcaactAGATGCCTTACCTATCCCGGAGCTTTCCCGCAATGATACCCCTCCTTCTACCATTCCAACCCCTCTTTTGCACTCGGATCCTGTGCCGTCTTGCACAGCCTCATAACTACCTCGGCGTACGTTGTTTACCTACATTATAAGGCATACCGCTGGTTACATATTCATCTACATCTGCAGTCACCGCAAACAAAAATGTCCACCAAGCCCACCCCCGTCCCTCCATCCCTGGCAGAAACAATCCGATCGAGGAAATCGCAATACTGTCGCTTTGCAGACACCCAGGACTTCGCGTCCTGGGCAACCGTCTTCTCTCCCAGCGTGACCGCACAATTCTGCGATCCCCAGGGCTCTGTCGTCATTGAAAACGGAGCCACATATTCATTCGACAACAGAGACCAACTAGTAGGTTTCTTCAAGAGGCGTTTGCGACGCTGCAGACGATCCATGTCGTCGGCAGTGGAGAGCTGCACTTTGTGGATGGGACAGACGAGCAGGGAATCAGTGCGATCTGGCCGGTTATCTATCATGCTGCGAGTCATGGAGTCTCAGGAGGCTGGAGCGGCACAGGGGGAGGCCATTATTATGAGACATGGGGAGTGGAAGACGGCGAGTGGGTTATCAAGAGCTTGAAGTTTGTGAGAGGGTACTGGAGGGTGCAAATATTTGATCAGGCTTGATTAAGCTGATGTTTTGTCCTTTTGCTTTCTGTGGCGTTAGTGGTTATGGAGGACAGGGCTGAGAGCTTCCCTTCAAGCTAATAGCTGTCTAACATGGATGAAATTGTGCCACATCCAAGGTCGAAGCAGCATCGATTTCAGCAGCGCCCTCAAAGATTTATTCTATTCTCGATCAATAAGGCGTCTGCACAATATTGTCTCTTAGACGTGGTATTACAAATACGGTGTTGTACAAGATCGAAAACCGCACCCTCCCACCAGCGCCTCCTTCCTTGGCGGATAGATCACAACCAGACCATTAGGAACAGGCTAGCAAAGTGTCTATACATGATTGGCCTGGTGGACGCAAAGTCTGCACCAGTGACATGCGCATCTTGATATATTTGGAGGTTATTCATCGGCAGCATCGAATTGATCCTCGTTTTAGACCAGCCTTGTCAATCATACAGCAGGGCTATCCGGATTTTCCAGGGTGGTTGCCGGTTATCTCAATATGGATGCACAGAAGGAGACGTAAATTGAGATCCAAGTTCCGTCTTCAGGTTTGAAAGTGCTTGCCCTTTGTGGCTCTTTCGTTTGGGGTTGGAAAAAGGGGTAGATGTTCGGTAACTGTTGCGTACTCTGTCAAAGGCAGCAAAGACGTCTATATATAGGGTTAGGGTCAACCGACTATATCGGGAACTGCCGGGGCCGGCCGATGTTGCTGCGCAGCTGGAATG
Protein-coding sequences here:
- a CDS encoding 2OG-Fe(II) oxygenase family protein (transcript_id=CADANIAT00001137), with protein sequence MGSVSEPFNIPSISYDDLVHDDPKYRHPAAEKFAQALSDSGSRAFFNRDLETKIADHRYSGLTTNARFVPFGSEKVREEPHLDETIELNYGVYDLVPTNDWSLPGRELMDISRPLHEECIRIAYSLLDSLSQSLGLLTSLTSIHGPENTFFAPYYYHFPDDMDNNTLRVPPHIDPTTMLFCFQDSLAGLQTADMRDLMGNLSSTAVAKRAAFYPVGSQPGEFVVLAGHILRKLVGNIKHSVHRVERPLGSEGLHLNFWIVPRLDTRIASGRAGEEEVRAYLNRVFPGHLGGS
- a CDS encoding uncharacterized protein (transcript_id=CADANIAT00001138) is translated as MSTKPTPVPPSLAETIRSRKSQYCRFADTQDFASWATVFSPSVTAQFCDPQGSVVIENGATYSFDNRDQLTIHVVGSGELHFVDGTDEQGISAIWPVIYHAASHGVSGGWSGTGGGHYYETWGVEDGEWVIKSLKFVRGYWRVQIFDQA